A window of Candidatus Berkelbacteria bacterium genomic DNA:
AAAATTTCGTCTGCATTCATTTCTGGTCTGATTTGGTTAGCGAAACCTTCAAAAATTTTCCGTCCGCGCTCGACATTTGCTCTAAATTCATCCTCGTAGACTTTCTCTATATCATCAATATCTTCTTCCGTAATTTTTCCTGTTTCAATTAATTTTTCTGCGTCGGTAACATCATAATTCCTACCTTGATGGAGTTTATAATAAAGAACTTTCCCGGGATGAGAAATGTTAATTTGTCTGTCGTGAAATTCCAGCGGTTGTGGTTGAACCCATTTTTCTGGAATAGGCATACCTGAAACACCTAAGGGTTTTCCGTCCTTATCTCTTTGGATAATATGAACATCTACAAAATTTAGGGCTTTGTCTCGACGAATTTTTCCATTTTCATCTATAGCGGCGATTAACATATGCTCTGCAGCTGATTCGGCAAAATCTCTATGGTTAACTCGCTTCATTATTTTATTTTTGGTTTTGTCTTCCGTGCGAGACAAAAATAAGCCATAACCATTTTTAAGTAATTGCGCCTCCAGTGCTTCAAGTTCGTCTTTCTCTACGGAGATGTCAACATCCTTGTGCTCGCCGATATATTTTTCGGGGTTTTCGCCAGCACCATTCATTAAGGATATATTCAAAGCCCCATCAAGGTGCCAATTTAAACCAGACCCTTCAAATGCTTGGCCCAACTCTTCAAGGCTTCCATTCATTGTTTTAACGACTTCAGGAGATGGTCTTTTGCGGACGAAGTTTTCATCAATCTTTTCCGTAAAGTCTTCCCATGGTGGTTGCTCCTGCTCGTAGTATTCAGCCCGAATTTCAGAGGCATGTCTCTGTTCGTCCGTCATCATGCTTTCAGCTTTATTTACTTCTTCTTGTGTTGGATTGTATTTTTCTGGATTCATAAAATTTTACTTTAACAAATCATCAACTTGAACTTCTAACGCTTTTGCGATTTTTTGCAAAGTTTCAATTGTCGGATTGGTAATTCCGCCAGTTTCAAGCTTGATAATTGAATTATAAGAAACATCCGCCGCTTTTGAGAGGCGATCTTGCGACAATCCTTTGGATTGTCTTAGTTTCTTAATATTCTTGCCGATTTTATTCTCTTGTGCCATACTTGTATTATCATACTGCTATGATAGAATAGTGTTATGCCAACTTACATTGTAATCATATTATTAGGATACATCTTTTTCTTGATTTTTACAAGGGAGGTTAACATTGTGTGCGCACGGGAGGGCGGGGCAAACACAAC
This region includes:
- a CDS encoding helix-turn-helix transcriptional regulator, producing MAQENKIGKNIKKLRQSKGLSQDRLSKAADVSYNSIIKLETGGITNPTIETLQKIAKALEVQVDDLLK